A region of Lycium barbarum isolate Lr01 chromosome 3, ASM1917538v2, whole genome shotgun sequence DNA encodes the following proteins:
- the LOC132632806 gene encoding protein MIS12 homolog, translating to MEGSESEKVFDLLNLNPQLFINETLNCVDDLVDDAFDFFHKEAANLVKTEGTDRSDDLKKGVASIKNIIQLNLDKRLSMWEKYSLHHCFTVPQGFSLPKADGPSGDSSVDINGVENPELDSKLDFLRNKLSQVGKESAALNRELRELERQSMLSGRSAASLAEALELYQQQSVNEKFEELVRTASDFRTKVEVLTTRMEDTEHPRAKKSRISNGELYRLNNDEGLLSVTVEELQELVDDIKTLRD from the exons ATGGAAGGCAGCGAGAGCGAAAAGGTTTTCGATTTATTGAACCTAAATCCCCAACTTTTCATCAACGAGACCCTAAATTGTGTGGATGATTTAGTTGATGACGCTTTTGATTTCTTCCACAA AGAGGCAGCAAATCTTGTAAAAACCGAGGGCACAGATCGATCTGACGATCTGAAAAAG GGTGTGGCTAGCATTAAGAACATAATCCAATTGAATCTGGATAAGCGGTTGAGTATGTGGGAGAAGTACTCTTTGCACCACTGTTTTACGGTTCCACAAGGGTTCTCTTTGCCTAAAGCT GATGGACCATCTGGTGACTCTTCAGTTGATATTAATGGTGTGGAGAATCCTGAACTAGACTCAAAGTTGGATTTCTTAAGGAATAAGCTTTCTCAG GTGGGAAAAGAGTCTGCTGCGCTCAACAGAGAACTACGAGAATTGGAAAGGCAGTCCATGCTAAGTGGTCGCTCTGCTGCCTCTCTTGCTGAAGCATTAGAGTTGTATCAGCAACAGTCTGTGAATGAGAAGTTTGAAG AATTGGTACGAACTGCATCAGATTTTCGAACCAAAGTGGAGGTGCTGACAACCAGAATGGAGGACACTGAGCACCCACGAGCAAAGAAAAGTCGCATTTCAAATGGTGAACTGTATAGATTGAATAATGATGAAG GCCTACTGAGTGTGACAGTGGAGGAACTTCAAGAACTTGTGGATGATATAAAGACTCTTCGTGACTAA
- the LOC132634262 gene encoding protein STRICTOSIDINE SYNTHASE-LIKE 11-like, which translates to MKIISITKIIFLLQIWILLNVSPSVAHQFPAFNKLQLPLRTIGPESVAFDRKGGGPYTGVADGRVVKYQGPKVGFTDFAITSPNRTKERCDGKNGPELQQICGRPFGLGFYYKTGDLYITDAYYGLVVVRPSGGLVTHRVTSFEGRHFAFLDALDIDQKVGVVYFVDSGAVFQTGNRTKIVESRDTSGRLFKYDIGTKQVTLLLRGLSGPVGVALSKDSSYVLITEYIAQRIRRFWLKGAKANSSDVFTNVEGIPDNIKRTVLGDFWVAISNTKQHTTFSIGQRINQVGKVVEARNFTDQYNTPNGITEVQEHNGRLYVGCLDQNFIGVFRV; encoded by the exons ATGAAAATAATCTCAATCACAAAAATAATATTCCTCCTCCAGATTTGGATATTGCTAAATGTTTCCCCCAGTGTTGCTCATCAATTTCCAGCATTTAACAAGCTCCAACTTCCATTACGAACCATAGGCCCTGAATCTGTTGCTTTCGATAGAAAAGGTGGCGGACCTTACACAGGTGTTGCAGATGGCAGAGTAGTCAAATATCAAGGTCCAAAAGTTGGCTTCACTGATTTTGCTATTACATCACCAAATAG AACTAAGGAAAGATGTGATGGCAAAAATGGCCCAGAATTACAACAAATATGTGGAAGACCGTTTGGCCTTGGATTTTACTACAAAACTGGTGACCTCTACATAACTGATGCATATTATGGACTCGTGGTGGTTAGACCAAGCGGAGGGCTTGTTACACACCGTGTTACTAGCTTTGAGGGCAGGCATTTTGCCTTTCTCGACGCACTAGACATCGACCAAAAAGTCGGAGTCGTTTATTTTGTAGATTCAGGAGCTGTATTCCAGACTGG TAACAGGACTAAAATAGTTGAAAGCAGAGATACATCAGGAAGATTGTTCAAGTATGACATTGGAACAAAACAGGTCACATTATTGCTACGTGGACTTTCAGGGCCAGTTGGGGTGGCACTCAGCAAAGATAGTTCATATGTCTTGATCACAGAATATATTGCTCAAAGAATTCGGAGGTTTTGGCTTAAAGGTGCAAAAGCAAATTCATCAGATGTTTTCACAAATGTAGAAGGAATTCCAGATAACATTAAGAGGACTGTGTTGGGGGACTTTTGGGTGGCTATATCCAACACGAAACAACATACTACATTTTCGATAGGACAAAGGATCAATCAAGTCGGAAAAGTCGTGGAAGCACGTAATTTCACAGATCAATATAATACTCCCAATGGGATTACTGAGGTTCAAGAACATAATGGCAGGCTTTATGTTGGGTGTTTAGACCAGAACTTCATTGGTGTTTTTCGAGTTTGA